The Desmonostoc muscorum LEGE 12446 genome includes a region encoding these proteins:
- a CDS encoding cytochrome ubiquinol oxidase subunit I: protein MEFLSDSVVLSRMQFALTAIFHMLWPVLTTGMGIYLVIVEGLWLKTRNPDYYLHARFWSKFYLLNFGIGVATGIPMEFQFGTNWAPFSEAAGNFFGSVIGFEASWAFMLEAAFLGIMLFGWERVNPAIHYLSTILVAVGANLSTVWILTANSWMQTPAGGELVNGKFIVHDYFQAILNPFMLNSVLHMFFATLETSLFVIGGISAWYILKQRHAGFFSRSLKIALAAAIAVAPLQIYIGHLSGEQVYHYQPTKLAAMEAQWESSPAGQPADWSLVAIPNEKAQKNDWEITVPNALGYILEFKKNLSEPLRGLKEWKPEDRPHLVGLIYYAFRTMIAIGFFFAGLMLLSTLQWLRGKLSAENITQQRWLMRAWILAAPLGYIAVESGWIVRCVGRQPWTLYGQIRTVDAASRLPASNVLVSLTAFATVYSLLFIAVLYFGSRILRRGPNLDLPIPGMETTKPAVDTTPGEFVPDERPVEAQQ, encoded by the coding sequence ATGGAATTTTTATCCGATTCCGTGGTGCTATCACGGATGCAATTTGCGCTCACTGCGATATTCCATATGCTTTGGCCTGTCTTGACTACAGGAATGGGAATTTATCTGGTTATCGTCGAGGGACTATGGCTAAAAACTCGTAATCCAGACTACTACCTCCATGCCCGCTTTTGGTCTAAATTTTATCTCTTGAATTTTGGCATTGGTGTGGCAACGGGTATCCCGATGGAATTCCAGTTTGGCACTAATTGGGCACCGTTTTCGGAAGCAGCGGGCAATTTTTTTGGTAGTGTGATTGGGTTTGAAGCTTCCTGGGCATTCATGCTGGAAGCTGCTTTTTTAGGTATTATGTTATTCGGCTGGGAACGGGTTAATCCGGCTATTCATTATCTTTCAACAATTTTAGTTGCCGTTGGTGCTAACCTATCAACTGTATGGATTTTGACAGCAAATTCCTGGATGCAAACTCCGGCGGGTGGGGAATTAGTCAATGGCAAATTTATTGTCCACGATTATTTTCAAGCAATATTAAATCCTTTCATGCTTAATAGTGTGCTGCACATGTTCTTTGCCACACTAGAAACTTCGTTGTTTGTGATTGGTGGAATTAGTGCTTGGTATATTCTCAAACAACGCCATGCAGGTTTCTTTTCACGGTCATTGAAGATTGCTTTAGCAGCTGCGATCGCAGTTGCTCCATTACAAATATACATCGGGCATTTGAGCGGCGAACAAGTCTATCACTATCAACCCACAAAACTGGCAGCAATGGAAGCACAGTGGGAATCTTCACCTGCGGGACAACCGGCAGATTGGAGTCTTGTAGCCATACCCAATGAAAAAGCCCAGAAAAATGATTGGGAAATCACCGTTCCCAATGCACTGGGATACATTCTGGAATTCAAAAAGAATCTTTCTGAACCATTGCGTGGCTTGAAGGAGTGGAAACCAGAAGATCGTCCTCATTTAGTGGGTTTGATTTACTACGCTTTCCGCACAATGATTGCCATTGGGTTTTTCTTCGCTGGATTAATGTTATTGAGTACCCTGCAATGGTTACGCGGTAAACTCTCAGCAGAAAACATTACTCAACAGCGATGGTTAATGCGGGCTTGGATATTGGCAGCTCCTTTAGGATACATTGCCGTAGAATCAGGCTGGATTGTGCGCTGTGTTGGAAGACAACCGTGGACACTCTACGGGCAAATTCGCACAGTTGATGCAGCTTCTCGTCTACCTGCGAGTAATGTCTTAGTGTCACTAACTGCCTTTGCCACAGTCTACAGCCTTTTATTTATCGCAGTTTTGTACTTTGGTAGCCGCATTCTCCGCAGAGGTCCAAATCTCGACTTACCAATTCCAGGTATGGAAACCACCAAACCCGCAGTAGATACTACTCCTGGTGAGTTTGTTCCAGATGAACGCCCTGTAGAAGCACAGCAGTGA
- the cydB gene encoding cytochrome d ubiquinol oxidase subunit II encodes METLEYFLPQVWFVILAFFLFLYVMLDGFDLGVGILSLTSSDEERRSILMTSLSNIWDANETWLVLMGGGLFGAFPLAYATILNALYIPIFLMIFGFIFRGVAFEFRELSNRKLFWNFAFGAGSFIAALGQGFALGAVLAGINVDDTGHFIGTTWDWLNIPSVLVALTLIQGYVLIGSTYLIWKTTGELQETHYKTAKIAAWTTLIGAIFITITTPIIYENTRSRLFEQPLVYIFAVIPLVGVLLIWQLLKSLNRKQERAPFILTILLFVLSFIGLGLIVFPYIIPNKITIYQAAADPSSLVIMIIFIGFLIPVMLFYNLYQYIVFRGKVTGGSYGE; translated from the coding sequence ATGGAGACCCTAGAGTATTTTTTGCCGCAAGTATGGTTTGTGATTTTAGCTTTTTTCCTATTCCTTTATGTAATGCTAGATGGATTTGATTTAGGGGTGGGGATATTATCTCTTACCTCTTCAGATGAAGAACGTCGAAGCATTTTGATGACTAGTTTAAGCAATATTTGGGATGCTAATGAAACCTGGCTAGTTTTGATGGGAGGGGGTCTTTTTGGTGCATTTCCTTTAGCTTATGCCACAATTTTGAATGCTTTATACATTCCAATTTTTTTAATGATATTTGGGTTTATTTTTCGTGGTGTGGCATTTGAGTTTCGTGAATTATCAAACCGCAAATTATTTTGGAATTTCGCTTTTGGTGCTGGAAGTTTTATCGCTGCACTCGGTCAAGGATTCGCCCTTGGTGCTGTGCTGGCGGGGATTAATGTTGATGATACAGGACACTTTATTGGTACAACTTGGGACTGGCTAAATATTCCATCAGTCTTGGTAGCTTTAACTTTGATTCAAGGATATGTGTTAATTGGTTCAACTTATCTGATTTGGAAAACTACAGGAGAATTGCAGGAAACTCACTATAAAACTGCCAAAATTGCTGCTTGGACAACTTTAATTGGTGCGATTTTCATTACAATTACAACGCCGATAATTTATGAAAATACGCGGTCGCGGTTGTTTGAGCAACCTTTAGTTTATATCTTTGCAGTCATTCCCTTGGTGGGAGTTTTGTTGATTTGGCAACTTCTGAAGAGTCTGAATCGCAAACAAGAAAGAGCGCCTTTTATTTTGACAATTCTGCTATTTGTGTTGTCGTTCATCGGCTTGGGATTAATTGTCTTCCCTTACATCATTCCTAATAAAATTACCATCTATCAAGCTGCTGCTGACCCCAGTTCGCTGGTGATTATGATCATTTTTATTGGCTTTCTCATTCCTGTGATGCTGTTTTACAACCTTTACCAGTACATTGTTTTTCGAGGTAAGGTGACTGGCGGTAGCTATGGGGAATAA
- a CDS encoding Uma2 family endonuclease produces MLVSKHDEIVSIPEIHSLEDFMVNPPDGMEWVDGQLVEKTGMTLKHSEIEVNLSFYWRSYINSNQVGGKVYTEVPCRTYKQGRRPDVAYLTPDLVAQFGNVATLPQSFPLIAEIVSPTDLAEELFLKAQEYLQSGCQEIWLVFPESQLVLVMTDNQVLGFKAGDVVRTQKILLGFSIAVDELLA; encoded by the coding sequence ATGTTAGTTTCCAAACATGACGAAATTGTATCGATTCCCGAAATCCATTCTTTAGAAGATTTCATGGTAAATCCTCCAGATGGGATGGAGTGGGTGGATGGACAACTGGTAGAAAAAACAGGGATGACATTAAAACATAGTGAAATTGAAGTTAATCTCAGCTTTTACTGGAGAAGTTATATTAATTCTAATCAAGTAGGTGGCAAAGTTTACACTGAAGTACCTTGTCGCACATATAAACAAGGGCGTCGTCCTGATGTAGCTTATCTAACGCCGGATTTAGTAGCTCAATTTGGCAATGTTGCCACATTGCCACAAAGTTTTCCATTAATTGCAGAAATAGTTTCACCGACTGATTTAGCTGAAGAATTATTTTTAAAAGCCCAGGAATATTTACAGTCTGGTTGCCAGGAAATTTGGCTAGTATTTCCTGAGAGTCAGTTAGTTTTGGTCATGACTGATAATCAAGTTTTAGGGTTTAAAGCTGGTGATGTAGTTAGGACTCAAAAAATATTATTGGGCTTTAGTATAGCTGTAGACGAATTATTAGCTTAA
- the dusB gene encoding tRNA dihydrouridine synthase DusB, with product MISLSPILQARLSQPLKIGSFEVKSRVLQSPLSGVTDLVFRRLVRRYAPDSMMYTEMVNATGLHYVKQLPKIMEVDPNERPISIQLFDCRPDFLAEAAIKAVAEGADTVDINMGCPVNKITKNGGGSSLLRQPEIAEAIVREVVKAVDVPVTVKTRIGWNDKEITILDFAKRMEDAGAKMITVHGRTRAQGYNGNARWEWIARVKEVLSIPVIANGDIFSIEAAVKCLEETGADGVMCSRGTLGYPFLVGEIDRFLKTGEILPPPTPIERLECARDHLQALWEYKGDRGVRQARKHMTWYAKGFVGAAELRGQLSVVETVDQGLAMIDQAIAKLANGYELEEEAEDNLVMI from the coding sequence ATGATTTCCCTGTCTCCCATTCTCCAAGCTAGACTCTCTCAACCTTTAAAAATTGGCTCCTTCGAGGTCAAAAGCCGGGTTCTCCAGTCGCCTTTATCTGGGGTCACAGATTTGGTGTTTCGCCGCCTTGTACGTCGTTATGCACCCGATTCGATGATGTATACCGAAATGGTCAATGCTACCGGCTTGCATTATGTTAAACAGTTGCCCAAAATCATGGAGGTAGACCCCAACGAACGCCCAATTAGCATTCAATTATTTGATTGTCGTCCAGATTTCCTGGCAGAAGCAGCAATCAAGGCGGTTGCAGAAGGGGCTGATACTGTTGATATTAATATGGGTTGTCCGGTAAATAAAATCACTAAAAATGGGGGCGGTTCTTCTCTGTTACGCCAACCAGAAATCGCAGAGGCAATTGTCCGAGAAGTGGTGAAAGCTGTTGATGTACCTGTGACAGTGAAAACCCGTATTGGCTGGAATGACAAAGAAATTACGATTCTCGACTTTGCCAAACGTATGGAAGATGCAGGGGCAAAAATGATTACAGTACACGGACGCACCCGCGCCCAAGGATACAATGGTAATGCCCGTTGGGAATGGATTGCGCGTGTTAAGGAAGTACTTTCTATTCCAGTGATTGCGAACGGAGATATTTTTTCTATTGAGGCGGCGGTGAAATGTTTAGAAGAAACTGGCGCTGATGGTGTGATGTGTTCTCGTGGAACTTTGGGTTATCCGTTTTTGGTGGGAGAAATCGATCGCTTCTTAAAAACTGGGGAAATATTACCGCCACCAACCCCAATTGAAAGGTTGGAATGTGCCAGAGATCATTTGCAAGCCTTGTGGGAATATAAAGGCGATCGCGGCGTTCGTCAAGCCCGTAAACACATGACTTGGTATGCTAAAGGTTTTGTCGGTGCTGCTGAATTACGAGGACAATTAAGTGTAGTTGAAACCGTAGATCAGGGTTTAGCAATGATTGACCAAGCAATTGCCAAACTGGCTAATGGTTATGAATTAGAGGAAGAAGCCGAAGATAATTTGGTAATGATTTGA